Proteins co-encoded in one Ensifer sp. PDNC004 genomic window:
- a CDS encoding VOC family protein — MRPTTASPCITTNRIAASRDFYLTYFSARLTFDCGWYISLELGQGLSLQFMEPQLGQPVCNTEGLTYNLCVADVDGEYRRITAAGLAAALPIEDHPWGDRGFAVKDPNGVLLYIYSNREPAPEFRPFVIASGAA, encoded by the coding sequence GTGCGCCCGACCACAGCCTCGCCCTGTATTACGACCAACCGGATTGCCGCGTCGCGAGACTTTTACCTGACATACTTCTCTGCGCGGCTGACGTTCGACTGCGGCTGGTACATCAGCCTGGAACTGGGCCAAGGCCTGTCGCTGCAATTCATGGAGCCGCAACTGGGGCAGCCCGTGTGCAACACCGAAGGCCTCACCTATAATCTCTGCGTCGCGGACGTCGACGGCGAGTATCGCCGGATCACGGCGGCAGGCCTTGCCGCGGCACTGCCGATCGAGGATCACCCTTGGGGAGATCGTGGCTTTGCGGTGAAGGATCCGAACGGCGTGCTGCTCTACATCTACTCCAACCGCGAACCCGCGCCGGAGTTCAGGCCGTTTGTCATCGCCTCGGGTGCCGCATGA
- a CDS encoding VOC family protein codes for MRFGYTILYVPDVPATVSFYEAAFGLKRGFVHESNLYAEMQTGETALAFASETMAELNGFAVRANRKGDLAAGFEIALVCSVPQEAYEMAVSAGASPVKPPEEKPWGQVVGYVRDLNGCLVELCSAMPA; via the coding sequence ATCCGTTTCGGATACACGATCCTCTATGTTCCCGACGTGCCGGCAACGGTCTCGTTCTATGAGGCGGCGTTCGGTCTGAAGCGCGGGTTCGTGCATGAAAGCAACCTCTATGCGGAGATGCAGACCGGTGAAACGGCTCTGGCCTTTGCCAGCGAGACCATGGCGGAGCTGAATGGTTTTGCTGTTCGCGCGAACCGCAAGGGTGACCTCGCTGCCGGTTTCGAAATCGCGCTTGTCTGCTCGGTGCCGCAAGAGGCCTATGAGATGGCAGTCTCTGCCGGAGCATCGCCGGTGAAGCCGCCGGAAGAAAAGCCGTGGGGGCAGGTGGTCGGCTATGTCCGCGATCTCAACGGCTGCCTTGTCGAGCTCTGCTCCGCGATGCCCGCTTAG